Sequence from the Sphingomonas koreensis genome:
ACCATGTCATGCACCATGGGCAATGGATGCGCGCGAAGGACACGCTGCTCCCGCTTGCCCGCCAGCGGGCCGATCTCGAGACGGTGAGCTATTCCGCCGGCCGTGCGACCCTGCTCGACCTGATCCAGGCCCAGACAATGTTCGCCGGTGCCGCGCTCCAGATGCTCGACCGCGAAGCCACCGTCGCGCGCGACGCCGCGCGGCTGGTGCTGACCTATGGGGGTGACCAATGACCATCCAGCTTTCACACCGCGCCCGGCTCGGGCTTGCCGGTGCCGTTCTTGCGCTTGCCGCGGGCGCCGCCGGCTACGGCATCGCCCAGTTCGGCCGGACCGATGCGCCGCCGCAACAGGCCGGCCAGGACGGCCGCAAGATCCTCTACTGGTACGACCCGATGGTGCCGAGCCAGCATTTCGACAAGCCGGGCAAGTCGCCGTTCATGGATATGCAGCTCGTGCCCAAATACGCCGATGAGGGCGCGCAGGGCGCGCCTGGCATGGCCATCGATCCGGCGCGGGTGCAAAGCCTGGGGCTTCGTGTCGCCACCGCCGAACGCGGCGCATTGGCGAGCGGCCTCACCGCCACCGGCACGATCGATTTCAACCAGCGCGACGTGGCGATCGTCCAGGCGCGCGCCGCCGGATTTGTGCAACGCGTCTATGCCCGGGCGCCGGGCGATGTGATCGGCGCGGGGGCGCCGCTTGCCGACCTGCTCATTCCCGAATGGGCGGGCGCCCAGGCCGAGTATCTTGCGGTGCGCCGAACCGGCAATCCGGCGCTGGCACAGGCGGCGCGCCAGCGGCTCGCGCTGCTCGGCATGCCGCCCGGCACGATCGCCGCGGTCGAGCGCGGCGGCCGGCCGCACAATGTGATCACGATCGCGACACCGGCCGGCGGCACGATCAAGACGCTCGGCGTGCGCCAGGGCATGACCGTTACCGCCGGACAAACCCTTGCCGAAGTCAATGGACTCGCAACGGTGTGGCTCAACGCCGCGGTTCCCGAAGCGCTGGCGGGGCAGCTCCGCCCCGGCCAAAGCGCGACGGCGACGCTCTCCGCCTGGCCGGGCGAGCGGTTCACCGGCCGCGTCGCCGCGATCCTGCCTGACATCCAGGCCGAGAGCCGCACGCTGACGGTACGGATCGAGTTGCCCAATCGCGGCGGACGCTTGCGCCCGGGTATGTTCGCGAGCGTGGACTTTGGAGGCGCGAGCCGCTCCGCGCTGCTCGTGCCATCCGAAGCGGTGATCCGTACCGGCAAGCGCACGCTCGTCATGCTGGCACTTGCGGGGGGCCGCTATCAGCCGGCCGAGGTCCAGGCCGGCAGCGAAGCTGGCGGCAAGACCGAGATCCTCGCGGGTCTCTCCGACGGCGAGAAGATTGTCGCATCGGGCCAGTTCCTGCTCGATTCC
This genomic interval carries:
- a CDS encoding efflux RND transporter periplasmic adaptor subunit, with translation MTIQLSHRARLGLAGAVLALAAGAAGYGIAQFGRTDAPPQQAGQDGRKILYWYDPMVPSQHFDKPGKSPFMDMQLVPKYADEGAQGAPGMAIDPARVQSLGLRVATAERGALASGLTATGTIDFNQRDVAIVQARAAGFVQRVYARAPGDVIGAGAPLADLLIPEWAGAQAEYLAVRRTGNPALAQAARQRLALLGMPPGTIAAVERGGRPHNVITIATPAGGTIKTLGVRQGMTVTAGQTLAEVNGLATVWLNAAVPEALAGQLRPGQSATATLSAWPGERFTGRVAAILPDIQAESRTLTVRIELPNRGGRLRPGMFASVDFGGASRSALLVPSEAVIRTGKRTLVMLALAGGRYQPAEVQAGSEAGGKTEILAGLSDGEKIVASGQFLLDSEASLSSVPARPIGGSARPPAAQPALYEAVGRIGKIDASGVTLDHGPVPALRWPAMTMTFRLGSPALARGFKVGDRVRFGFDQPPEGPTLRRMTREAGQ